In a single window of the Pontibacter russatus genome:
- the nuoG gene encoding NADH-quinone oxidoreductase subunit NuoG, with amino-acid sequence MATIYIENKPYEVKAGKNLLEACLTLGKDLPYFCWHPAMGSIGACRQCAVKVYKDENDTKGKLFMSCMEQVRDGMRLSIADMEAKEFRAHIIGWLMTNHPHDCAVCDEGGACHLQDMTVMTGHNYREYRFDKRTYINQYLGPFLNHEMNRCIQCYRCVRFYKDYAGGKDLDVFAAHNHLYFGRAEDGVLESEFSGNLAEVCPTGVFTDKTLKQHYTRKWDLTMAPSVCHHCSLGCNISAGERYGTIRSITNRYNGEVNGYFLCDRGRFGYEFVNSAGRVRKPLVRSHLPEATDKYTALKAAASAVKAGRAIGIGSPRASLESNYVLRTLVGEENFHHGVSDTDHILVDMALDILRNGAARTPSLREVEKADAVFIMGEDLINTAPMLALAVRQSVRQQPLQEAVSTANVPVWQDAAVRELVQTDNGPLYIAHYTPTKLDELATQTFFDTPDAISRLGFAVANLIHADSPEVSDMSEAEQALARQIADSLLAAQNPLIISGTSSGSDRVLKAAATIANALCAREKAAGISLVVPECNSLGLAMLGGHKLESAFEAVLNGYADTVLILESDLYRLAGASAVSQFLDGCSQVIVLDHLHNATTERAHILLPAAPFSEADGTLVNNEGRAQRFFQVHPTPEEIQESWHWLAEMGTIMGDERISNWHGYDDIVKSMAEEIPLLRGVEKAAPSSEFRIAGQKIPRAPHRFSGRTSMLANQDVSEPKPPLDPDSALSYTMEGYRGQPPSSMIPFFWAPGWNSVQATNKYQQEVGGHLKGGDPGVRLIAPAGTASLSTVVPQNFVPIEGHLYVLPLHHTFGSEELSSHSPSIMQRIPAPYIAINAEDAGRLKLEEGQDLSFALEGHVYQLPVDINPTIPSGTAGLPVGLPGIPFADLPAWANLNRDITWKKQPQTTF; translated from the coding sequence ATGGCAACCATCTATATAGAGAACAAACCCTACGAAGTGAAAGCAGGCAAGAACCTGCTGGAGGCCTGCCTCACCCTCGGCAAGGATTTGCCCTACTTCTGCTGGCACCCGGCCATGGGCTCTATCGGGGCCTGCCGCCAGTGCGCCGTGAAGGTATATAAAGACGAGAACGACACCAAAGGCAAGCTGTTCATGTCGTGCATGGAGCAGGTGCGGGACGGAATGCGGCTATCGATTGCCGATATGGAAGCGAAGGAATTCCGGGCGCACATCATCGGCTGGCTCATGACCAACCACCCCCACGATTGCGCCGTCTGCGACGAGGGCGGCGCCTGCCATCTGCAGGACATGACGGTGATGACCGGCCACAACTACCGGGAGTACCGTTTCGACAAGCGCACCTATATCAACCAGTACCTCGGCCCGTTCCTTAACCACGAAATGAACCGCTGCATCCAGTGCTACCGCTGTGTGCGCTTTTATAAAGACTATGCCGGTGGCAAAGACCTGGACGTGTTTGCCGCCCACAACCATTTATACTTTGGCCGCGCCGAAGACGGCGTGCTGGAAAGCGAGTTCAGCGGCAACCTGGCGGAGGTATGCCCTACGGGTGTGTTCACGGACAAAACACTGAAGCAGCATTATACCCGCAAATGGGATTTAACAATGGCTCCTTCGGTGTGCCACCACTGCAGCCTGGGTTGCAACATATCAGCCGGTGAGCGCTACGGCACCATCCGCAGTATCACCAACCGCTACAATGGCGAGGTGAACGGCTATTTCCTCTGCGACCGCGGCCGCTTCGGATATGAATTTGTGAACAGCGCGGGCCGCGTCCGAAAACCGCTGGTGCGCAGCCACCTGCCGGAAGCCACCGACAAGTACACCGCGCTCAAAGCCGCCGCCTCAGCCGTGAAAGCAGGTCGTGCCATTGGTATCGGCTCTCCCCGCGCTTCCCTCGAATCAAATTATGTGCTGAGAACTTTAGTTGGAGAAGAAAACTTCCATCATGGCGTATCCGACACAGACCATATACTGGTAGATATGGCGCTGGATATTCTGCGGAATGGCGCCGCGCGCACACCATCTTTAAGGGAAGTGGAGAAAGCGGATGCCGTCTTTATAATGGGGGAGGATTTGATAAACACTGCGCCCATGCTGGCGCTGGCAGTGCGGCAGTCGGTGCGGCAGCAGCCGCTGCAGGAGGCCGTCTCCACCGCCAACGTCCCGGTGTGGCAGGATGCGGCGGTACGGGAATTGGTGCAGACAGACAACGGCCCGCTATATATAGCGCACTATACCCCCACCAAGCTGGACGAACTGGCCACGCAAACGTTTTTCGATACACCGGATGCCATTTCGCGCCTGGGCTTCGCTGTTGCCAACCTTATTCATGCAGATTCTCCGGAAGTGAGCGATATGAGTGAGGCGGAACAGGCGCTGGCACGGCAGATTGCCGATAGCCTGCTGGCCGCTCAAAACCCGCTGATTATCTCCGGCACGTCTTCAGGCAGCGACCGCGTGTTGAAAGCCGCCGCCACTATCGCCAATGCGCTTTGCGCCCGGGAGAAAGCGGCAGGCATCAGCCTGGTGGTGCCGGAGTGCAACAGCTTGGGTCTGGCCATGCTCGGGGGCCACAAACTGGAGTCCGCTTTTGAGGCGGTGCTGAACGGCTATGCCGATACCGTCCTCATCCTTGAGAGCGATTTGTACCGATTGGCGGGCGCTTCAGCCGTGTCTCAGTTTCTGGATGGCTGCAGCCAGGTAATCGTACTGGACCACCTCCACAACGCCACCACCGAGCGGGCCCATATCCTTTTACCCGCCGCTCCCTTCTCCGAAGCCGACGGCACGCTCGTCAACAACGAGGGGCGGGCGCAGCGATTTTTCCAGGTGCACCCCACACCCGAGGAGATTCAGGAAAGTTGGCACTGGCTGGCGGAAATGGGCACCATTATGGGGGATGAGCGCATCAGCAACTGGCACGGCTACGACGATATTGTGAAGTCCATGGCCGAGGAAATTCCGCTGCTCAGGGGCGTGGAGAAAGCTGCGCCATCTTCCGAGTTCCGCATTGCCGGGCAAAAAATACCGCGCGCGCCGCACCGTTTCAGCGGCCGCACCTCCATGCTGGCCAATCAGGATGTGAGCGAGCCGAAGCCCCCGCTGGACCCGGATTCCGCCCTCTCCTATACCATGGAAGGCTACCGCGGACAGCCGCCCTCCTCCATGATTCCGTTTTTCTGGGCGCCGGGCTGGAACTCGGTGCAGGCCACGAACAAGTACCAGCAGGAAGTGGGCGGCCACCTGAAGGGCGGCGATCCGGGCGTGCGTCTGATAGCGCCAGCCGGAACTGCCTCGCTGTCCACGGTGGTGCCACAAAATTTTGTCCCGATAGAAGGCCACCTGTACGTGCTTCCGCTGCACCACACGTTCGGCTCCGAAGAGCTCAGCAGCCATTCGCCTTCTATCATGCAGCGCATCCCGGCCCCCTATATAGCCATCAACGCGGAAGATGCCGGACGGCTGAAACTGGAAGAGGGACAGGACCTGAGTTTCGCCCTGGAGGGCCACGTATATCAGTTGCCAGTGGATATAAACCCAACCATACCGAGCGGAACCGCTGGCTTGCCAGTTGGTTTGCCCGGCATCCCATTTGCCGATTTACCCGCCTGGGCCAACTTAAACAGAGACATCACATGGAAGAAGCAGCCCCAAACTACTTTCTGA
- the nuoH gene encoding NADH-quinone oxidoreductase subunit NuoH, whose translation MEEAAPNYFLIIGGVLFVMLNVAAALIWVERRLLALFQDRYGPNRAGPFGLLIVAADSIKLFFKQDWVPPFADKPVFVLAPAIVVVTVLMSFVVIPFAPGVIVADLNIGLLFFLAMSSMGAYSIILGGWSSNNKYSLLGAMRGAAQMISYEVFMGLSLMGVVLLSGSFSLREIVEAQRGLWFFIPQFLGFVIFFIAGIAETHRLPFDIPEAESELIAGFHSEYSGMKFGMFFIGEYMGITLISCMLVTLYFGGWLGPEFLPPIVWFILKTLFFLCVFILLRASMPRPRYDQLMEYGWKVLLPLTLLNLMVTAAVVLWREG comes from the coding sequence ATGGAAGAAGCAGCCCCAAACTACTTTCTGATTATCGGCGGCGTACTGTTCGTCATGCTGAACGTGGCGGCGGCGCTTATCTGGGTGGAGCGGCGCCTGCTGGCCCTGTTCCAGGACCGGTACGGCCCGAACCGCGCCGGTCCCTTTGGACTGCTCATCGTGGCCGCCGACTCCATCAAGCTGTTTTTCAAACAGGACTGGGTTCCGCCGTTTGCCGACAAACCCGTGTTTGTGCTGGCCCCTGCCATTGTGGTGGTCACGGTGCTGATGAGCTTTGTCGTGATTCCGTTCGCGCCGGGCGTGATTGTGGCGGACCTGAACATCGGCCTGCTTTTCTTTCTGGCCATGTCGTCGATGGGCGCCTACAGCATCATCCTGGGAGGCTGGTCCTCCAACAACAAGTACAGCCTGCTGGGTGCCATGCGCGGGGCGGCGCAGATGATTTCCTATGAGGTGTTCATGGGCCTGTCGCTGATGGGCGTTGTGCTGTTGAGCGGTTCGTTCAGCCTGCGCGAGATTGTGGAGGCGCAGCGGGGGCTTTGGTTTTTCATCCCGCAGTTCCTTGGCTTCGTCATCTTCTTCATCGCGGGCATCGCCGAAACGCACCGCCTGCCCTTTGATATCCCGGAGGCGGAAAGTGAGCTGATTGCAGGCTTCCACTCGGAGTACTCAGGTATGAAGTTCGGCATGTTCTTCATAGGCGAGTATATGGGCATCACGCTTATATCCTGCATGCTGGTTACGCTGTACTTCGGTGGCTGGCTCGGCCCTGAGTTCCTGCCGCCCATCGTGTGGTTCATCCTGAAGACGCTCTTTTTCCTGTGTGTTTTCATCCTGCTGCGCGCCTCCATGCCACGCCCTCGGTACGACCAGTTGATGGAATATGGCTGGAAGGTGCTTTTGCCCCTCACGCTCCTGAACCTGATGGTAACGGCCGCTGTGGTGCTGTGGCGGGAGGGGTGA